One part of the Armatimonadota bacterium genome encodes these proteins:
- the acpP gene encoding acyl carrier protein has translation MATTLERVKKVVVDRLKVSEDEVTETASFVDDLGADSLDVVDLVIGFEDEFEVQIPDEDAEKITTVNQAVDYITSKSA, from the coding sequence ATGGCAACAACTCTAGAGAGAGTAAAAAAAGTAGTAGTTGACAGACTTAAAGTATCCGAGGACGAAGTCACTGAGACGGCATCGTTCGTCGACGATCTCGGCGCGGATTCACTGGACGTGGTCGACCTCGTAATCGGCTTTGAGGACGAGTTCGAAGTTCAGATACCGGACGAAGACGCCGAGAAGATCACCACCGTGAATCAGGCTGTCGATTATATCACAAGCAAGTCGGCTTAA
- a CDS encoding four helix bundle protein: MGKETGAVINSFRDLRVWQTGMNLVESVYRITQALPKSELYGLTGQMRRAAVSVPSNIAEGHVREHLKEYLQHIAMAQGSLAELQTQFEIAYRLGYIAQSDFQELSGLATALAKQLYCLRNALASKSSVPVSVP, translated from the coding sequence ATGGGGAAGGAAACCGGCGCCGTTATCAATAGCTTCCGTGACCTGCGGGTTTGGCAGACAGGAATGAATCTTGTGGAAAGCGTGTATCGAATCACACAAGCTCTTCCTAAGAGTGAACTCTATGGGCTTACGGGGCAAATGAGACGTGCGGCGGTTTCAGTTCCATCAAACATAGCTGAAGGGCATGTTCGCGAGCATTTGAAGGAGTATCTTCAGCACATCGCGATGGCTCAAGGTTCGCTTGCTGAACTGCAGACACAATTTGAGATTGCGTACAGGCTGGGCTACATCGCGCAGAGCGATTTCCAGGAATTGTCTGGATTGGCTACTGCGTTGGCAAAACAGCTCTATTGCTTGCGTAATGCATTAGCAAGCAAGTCAAGCGTGCCGGTGTCGGTTCCCTAA